DNA sequence from the Drosophila sechellia strain sech25 chromosome 3L, ASM438219v1, whole genome shotgun sequence genome:
TTGATAGAAAAACCTATACGTTTTTTCTATTAGTTTTTCATTAACTTAAACCACTGGTTTTCCGAGTGCATTGCTGGGTGCCGGAGCATATTGATTAAATGGAGTTGTCGGTATTTAAAATAACAACTTGGTCATGTCTGCCTGGCCTAATCGGTTTTGcgtacaaatttaatttgccaaaAGTGGCAGCAAAATGCAGCCAAAAAGGCGCGCCGCATTTGAAATTATAACGCACACactcgattcgattcgatacGATTCGATCGGATCAGatgcatccacatccacgtcCGTGCTCCCCCAACATCTCAGATGCCCAAACCCAAGCCACCGCATCCCACATCCAATATACAATATTAACGATCCGAGTCCACGATTCAGTTGCAgtggcattggcattggcagttgcagttgcagtagaAAGTGCAGCCTGGAAGCTGTGTTTATAGACTTGTAGACTTTAAAGCCATAAATTTTACGCCTCAGCGGCTGTTGCGAATAAGggtcacacacacatagccTACTATCACCTTGCACAGTGTCCTGATGCCAAATTAAGGTGTGCCTACTATGCATTcactcaaaaatatttaaagattttattgTGCATTTTTGGCATAGTTTAGGTATTAGAGCTTAGACCTTATCGCATTGTCTTAGGTACTATATGTTtcatataatattattttagttaaGTGATTCAAGCTTATGTTAATAGGAAAACAAAGTAAAGTTACCTAAATAAAGAACTTGCTAGTAACTAAAAAGggaattaataattattattaaattaattttgaagaGTGTGTTACAACAATTGAATTACTTTTAAGCTTTCATGTATGTTCTTAAGCAAAACATAATATTAAATGTGGTTATTGAATTGTATTGGTACGGGCCACAGTTCATAAACAActtattatttaacaaatgaatgtttaatttttttcaacaatgctcttttttcttttgattatttctttcacGACTTTGTGCAACCAATCATAATTTTTAGGAAATGCCTTGTGGGTGGTTTTGGAACCACTGTGCGCTGGCGGCGGGTGGAGGAAGGTGAAGAAGCAGATCATTGGCGGCGGAGTCGCGTGCATTAAAGAAAATTGagtggaggtggaggtggaagTGGCCGCCGCATGGGAAAAGAGGTCAGTAAGTGAATGTTTACAGTTAGCTTTTTGGGCAGATCAGAGAGAGCCAGgtccaaaacaaaacaaaacaaaaaacaaaacaaaacgccGAGCCGATCTCTCGGAAAAAGCCAAACTGCATATGACAGGCGTGACTCGGCTTTAAGCGCCAGTGCCCAGAACTAATACCCCAAACACGAAGAGCTGCAGatctcaaaaaaaaagatgttTGTTAAACCATAGGAAAAGAccgccaaaaaataaaaaataagaaacagaaaacagaagagcaaaatttaattaaaagaaagCCAGGCTGGCGCGGAGACGTAAAAACCTTTTGGCAGCCGTGCAgtttcttttttggccaaatatttgACGGCACTCGCCTGCGGTTGCCAATAAAAATGGAAAGTGAAAATTGCGGCTGCAGTGGCAGTGCATATTAAAAAATAGAAAGATAGAAACAGCCGTTTGTGTGCGAAAAGATGGCCATAATAAACGATAGAAGGCCAAAGCCACGCACCTGTTCTGCGGGTTTTCTTTCCATCTAATCACTGCTTTTTTTACCCGCTCGCCAACCAAAACCAGTGCGagtattatataaataatgcCCGGCATGATGGATCGGCCGATAAACGGCGGAAATTATATGGCAAGGGGAGAGTTCGCGCCTCTGCAGGAAAAATACGTACATACAGAGTACATCCCCGAAAGGAAACAAATACTTTGTATGGCGCATCAATTTGCAACACAAGTCCCATTTAAGGCGATAGTTGATCATCAAagactttaaattaaattgatgtATAAGATACGAAAAATAATGCCTTACTTTGCATTGTActatatttcatttataaaaTGTGAGAATCTGCATATTTTCATGTCAGATTTCATGCACTGAATTATCCCCGATGCTTAGTTTTAACTATTAAACAAGATGAAGAAACActataaaaatattgttaCCATGCAGACTGaaactataaaacaaaatCATTTGATTATTTTGTGTAAATCTATTATTCTTAAACCTTTTTCCAAAATGATTATTCaaactattttaaaattttcattatttaaattgaTAAATTTGTAACGTTTTTTTTCAAAAGCTCGCCATTTTGTAGCGACATTTTACATCGGTCAACGGTGACGTCACTGCGAAATGCAACCCTTCGATCAGTGTGCCCAGGCGTGCGAGCTCGCTTGGTATTTACTGGCGTTGCGGCCGCGGTCATACCGAGATTTCATTGAAAAAGTCGAAAATATTGTGTGGGTTTAAAAAACGCAAACGTCGCCGAAACGCGTAGCCCCAAATGCACACGCCAGGTGCAAGGATAAAGCCGTGAGGATCGGGCACCCAATCGGATATATCGCGTTTGGTTAGCTTGTGGGGGAAAATCGTACTAAAGTCACCACTACTACTACACACGggcaccaccagcaacaccaacaacaacaacgagaacagcagcagcaacaacaacaacagcaagaagGAGAAGAGCTGAGAAGAGGAAGCAGAGGCAGCGCAGCGGCAGAGAGAAAAGATGGCGACGAGAGGCAGTGGAACCCGTGTGCAATCGCAGCCAAAGATTTTCCCATCGCTGCTTTCCAAGCTGCACGGCGCCATCTCGGAAGCCTGCGTCTCGCAGCGTCTGTCCACCGACAAGAAGACGCTGGAGAAGACCTGGAAGCTGATGGACAAGGTGGTCAAACTGTGCCAGCAGCCGAAGATGAATCTTAAGAATAGTCCACCGTTTATTTTGGACATCCTGCCGGATACGTACCAGCGCCTGAGATTGATCTACTCGAAGAACGAGGACCAGATGCACCTGCTCCATGCCAACGAGCACTTCAACGTTTTCATCAACAACCTGATGCGAAAGTGTAAGCAGGCCATTAAGCTGTTCAAGGAGGGCAAGGAGAAGATGTTCGACGAGAACTCCCACTACCGCCGCAATCTCACCAAGCTCAGCCTGGTCTTCTCCCACATGCTCAGCGAACTGAAGGCCATATTCCCCAACGGTGTCTTTGCCGGGGATCAATTTCGGATCACCAAGGCGGATGCGGCTGACTTTTGGAAGAGCAACTTCGGTAACAGGTGAGTGGCGCCTATTGGAAAACCTATTGGAGAGTGAAACATCACAACCATAACAATGTCTAATTGGTATTATTGGTAACTAAATTAATTAGTTGTTTAAAGTGCGGTTTCAAAACCAAGTGTTAAATTTCAACTTAAATCGTTCATTCATTGCGATTTGATATGGATAATATTACTAGAATTGGAACTCTGAATATCCAATTCCGTGTCTGAATCAAACCAGTTTCAACCGGTTCGGTCTTAGCGCAGCTACCGAAGGGTACAAATGTTTATGcgcatatttttaatttaaaaggatAATACTACGAAATGACTATAAAATATGTTATTAACAAAGAACACACATTATATATTTGGAGTTTTCTCCTCAGCTTTTCAAGCTGTTTAAACATACATGATTGTGAACTCCCTTCCCAAACTTTTTATCAAAATTGTATAAGAAGGTCTTTTTGTATTACATGTGAATTCCCCTAGATAATCTTTAGAACTCCGATTCAAACAAAGAATTTACTTGTACCAAAGCAAGAATATAGCACATACTGACATTTTTGCCTTCCCTTTTGCAGCACATTGGTTCCCTGGAAGATCTTCCGGCAGGAGCTTAACAAAGTACATCCCATAATCTCCGGCCTGGAGGCCATGGCCCTAAAGACCACTATCGATCTTACCTGCAACGACTTCATTTCCAACTTCGAGTTCGACGTCTTCACACGCCTCTTTCAGCCTTGGGTGACCCTGCTACGCAACTGGCAGATTCTGGCCGTCACACATCCGGGCTACGTGGCGTTTCTCACATACGACGAGGTGAAGGCTCGCCTACAGCGCTATATCCTCAAGGCGGGCAGCTACGTTTTCCGGCTCTCCTGCACACGATTGGGCCAATGGGCCATCGGCTACGTAACTGCCGAGGGAGAGATTCTGCAGACAATCCCTCAGAACAAGTCGCTGTGCCAGGCGCTGCTCGATGGCCATCGGTGAGGGATAGTAGTAGTACTAGAACCTTAAGTTCTTAAGTGTATTATAAAAGTGTATTCGTTACTGATCATTATATTTGACTTTCAGAGAGGGCTTCTACTTGTACCCAGATGGCCAAGCGTACAATCCGGATCTGTCGTCTGCCGTTCAAAGTCCCACCGAGGACCACATAACCGTCACCCAAGAGCAATACGAACTTTACTGTGAAATGGGTATGTTATTGTCGTATGACAACcactgtttttgtttattaaccAGTATTTATTTGGCATTATAGGCAGCACCTTTCAGCTGTGCAAAATCTGTGCGGAGAACGACAAAGATATCCGCATCGAGCCATGTGGCCACTTGTTGTGCACTCCCTGCCTCACCTCCTGGCAAGTGGATTCCGAGGGACAGGTGAGCGGAGTTAATTCCGTATTAAAACAACATCAACTTAACTATTGATTTCTTGCAGGGCTGCCCCTTCtgtcgggccgaaatcaaggGCACCGAACAGATCGTTGTGGACGCTTTCGATCCGCGCAAGCAACACAACCGGAACGTCACCAATgggcgacagcagcagcaggaagaAGACGACACTGAGGTATAGTTTTGTTCACAGCCTGATCAGCCTGATCCGCCTGCTCCGCTGCCGCCTGTGCTgctatttatatacatattactCTTATGATTACCTTTGGTTCGTTTATACAGTTATATATGcctatatatacattatatttttagattatACAACTGCTATTGTTTATATAAGTTTAATGTTTAGCCTGCAGTACGCAGTGGCAGTTTCGagtttaattttgtttgtttagctgtaacatatttaaattattagcCAAACTCATGCAACTAACATCCACAGACCCACGCACACACGTCCAATCACAAGCACAAGTACAACCACAACCATTGTCCATCGAGCACATGCATAACGTAGTTAAAGTTCTTTGACCGGAAGTCGCTCATCAACCATCGTTTGCTATCGCTTCCTCTGTTTTCTCTCCGccggtttggtttggtttgtgTGCGTTCGTTTAGTTGTTCGTTCTTCCACTCTCACGCTCTCTCTATCTATTGATCACGTTCGCCTCTGTTTATGAATCATATTTTAATCAATTCGATTCGCCCTCGATTGCACTTTTGTACATAGGCACTATGGAATTTATAATTGTAACCTGTTCTCTGTATTATTCTTTGAATTTTCTCTTCCACATCGAGCTTGATTATCCCCTGTATGCCGCAGTATTTTTGTATCTATCCCTACTCTAGATTCATTCTCTTATTCATTGTACTCCGTTATgtgtttatttcattttagttTATTGTTTAATACTTCCAAAGATACATTTAGTTTGTAGTAGCGTGCGTTTACTTCCCCCCatcaattcaattttatttgtaagcaGCCAACGCGCTGCGCTAAGActgtaatttattattaacaaaaagaaaatcgaAAAAGCTTAAGAAATCAGGCTAAACATAGGAGGCCTCGAATCGATCGATAATTTAGTTAGATTGTATGTAAATTAATTATTGATTTCCTGTGTCACAA
Encoded proteins:
- the LOC116801240 gene encoding E3 ubiquitin-protein ligase CBL-B-B, encoding MATRGSGTRVQSQPKIFPSLLSKLHGAISEACVSQRLSTDKKTLEKTWKLMDKVVKLCQQPKMNLKNSPPFILDILPDTYQRLRLIYSKNEDQMHLLHANEHFNVFINNLMRKCKQAIKLFKEGKEKMFDENSHYRRNLTKLSLVFSHMLSELKAIFPNGVFAGDQFRITKADAADFWKSNFGNSTLVPWKIFRQELNKVHPIISGLEAMALKTTIDLTCNDFISNFEFDVFTRLFQPWVTLLRNWQILAVTHPGYVAFLTYDEVKARLQRYILKAGSYVFRLSCTRLGQWAIGYVTAEGEILQTIPQNKSLCQALLDGHREGFYLYPDGQAYNPDLSSAVQSPTEDHITVTQEQYELYCEMGSTFQLCKICAENDKDIRIEPCGHLLCTPCLTSWQVDSEGQGCPFCRAEIKGTEQIVVDAFDPRKQHNRNVTNGRQQQQEEDDTEDIGDFNIATSSLHALSTSSTVAAEKHSPHTSPRLGRRSTTPSLMAVQNDLYAGGTPTLSLPSSSCSSIAAASTSSSSSLASVATVAASASSSQHQQPQPSAPPASAVLSNGGGGGGVGGASSSQKNTNRMSAPLIGSCVANSTYGQKLPQNCSYSSTSSSSDNASSSSSYAILQNLHDTGTPATAAAVVAPPLPPRKSSPGVETPSKATAPPPPSSSKSIDNIQCSLDNVPPQTTAPPIPQHVSPSVDTLAEDLMRQQLIATSTTSPVLSLLDEDIVEVGPAETISGVIDTRPLEARGVTLSRQDSASSHYTQLCTTSSGGTAAALVNGKKANSAKQSQATTTTSAAAAGNGSNPGQQSQPLLYANVTINQKDCGTVPYENINLEYIARLMNAGYSKENAITALGISRNNIEMAGDILREFVSKNSA